Within the Desulfovibrio aminophilus DSM 12254 genome, the region CTCCGAGCTTTTCAGCCATGACTTACCTCCCCACCACGTTTTGAATGGCCTTGAGCGCCGCGCCCGTGCCGGACTGGGCGGACTTCATCACGTCCAGCGGCGACTTGGCGCAACCGGCGGCCACCACGCCCTTGTCCTCGGCGGCGAGCACGAAACCGTCCTCGTCCACACCGGCGAAGGGCTGCTTCTGGCCGGACATCGTGGGCTGCATGCCCGTGGCCAGGACCACCATGTCAAAGGTTTCGTCGCTCTTGATGCCGGTGACGGCGTTCTCCACCGTGACGACCGGGTTCTTGTGCTTGTCCTCGACGATCTTGGCCACCTTGCCCTTGACCAGCAGGAGCTTGTCGTCCTCGAGGATGCGCTTCTTGAACTTGTCGTAGCGGCCCGGGGTGCGCAGGTCGATGTAGTAGATCACGACCTTGGCGTCCGGGTAGTTCTTGCGGATGTAGGAAACGTGCTTCAGCGAGGCCATGCAGCAGATGTAGGAGCAGTAATTCAGGTGGTTCTGGTCGCGGGATCCGGCGCACTGCACGAAGGCGATGCTCTTGGGAGCCTTGCCGTCGGAGGGACGCAGGATCTTGCCGGAGGTGGGGCCGTTGGGCGCGGCCAGACGCTCCAACTGCATGTTCGAAACCACGTTCTTCAGCTTGCCGGAGCCCAGGTTGTCCAGGTTCTTCAGGTCGTAGGGCTTCCAGCCGGTGGCGTAGACGATGCTGCCGACGTTCAGGTCGAAGGTCTTCTCCGCGTCGTTCAGGTCGATGGCCTCGTAGGGGCAGGCGGCCTGGATGGCCGAAAGCTCATCGGCCGGAATGTCCTTCGGGTCGAGCACGTAGCGGTGGGGGAAGGCGAAGGAGTGCGTCTTGAAGACGGCCTTGCGCTTGCAGAGCCCGAACTCGAACTCGTTGTCCACCGTGGTGCGGGCGGCCTTCTCGCAGTCGCCGCAGGCCGTGCAGCGCTCGTTCACGTAGCGGGGGCGCTGCTTGATCTTCACATCGTAGGCGCCCGGGCCGCCGCTGACGGAAACCACTTCGGCCATGGTGTAGAAATGCACCAGGGGGTTGTTCTTGATGCGCTGGAACTGGATCTCCAGACCGCAGGAAGGCGGGCACAGCTTGGGGAAATATTGGTTCAGTTGCGCCACCCTGCCACCGAGGTATGGATTGGTCTCCACGATGAAGACCTCGTATCCGACCTCGGCGGCCTCCAAGGCGGCGGTAATCCCCGCGAACCCGCCGCCCACTACGAGAATACTGTTGTTCGCCATTCTCACAATCCTCCCTGAGTATACGCTCCGCGCGCGTTTGCGCGGCGGAGCCGTCCGGCCGCCCGGAGCCCCCCGGGCGGTCCTAGGTCCCAAACGTAGAGTCGAGAAGCGAAGTGAAGGTATCCGACAAAATGGCCTAAACCCGGACTGCGCCCTCATCCAGCCCCGGTTCAGACCACTTCATCCATGGAAAAAGCGGCCGCGGGCTCGAGGCCCGCGGCCGCGGTGGTCACTCCCTACTAGTCAGGGATGATCTGCCAGTAAGCCCGCTTGAAGATCTTGATCTCCTTCTTGGCGGGATCGTACTTGGAGTTCACGAAGCACTTCCACTTGGAGTCGTCCAGGCCCATGAAGTCGCCGCGGTAGTAGAAGCCCGGGTAACGGGACTCTTCACGGAACTCGATGTGCTGCATGTGCAGGCGCACGGTCCACAGGCGGTGGAACTGCTCCCAGCAGCGCATGAGTTCGTGCAGGTCGCGGGCGGCCAGCTTCTTGGAATCCTCTTCCATCATGCCCATGAGCCAGAAGCCCGTGTTAAGCAGGGCCTTGGAGGTCATGTACAGGGTGGAGCAACCCCCGCCGTATTCATCGGTGCACTTGGTGAGGCGCATCATGAAGTTCTTGGGGGTGATGTAGTTGGGGTTGATCTCGGGAGCCGTGGAGGCCTTCTTGAACTGCTCGAAGGTGTACCAGGGCTGGTAGATCTCCTTGGCCAGGTCGGCGGCCTTCACAGCCAGGGTCGGCTTGAAGTCCTTGTGGTCGACGGCCCAGCGGACCATCGCCTTGCCGGCGATACGACCCTCGGCGTGCGAGCCCGAGGAGAACTTGTGGCCGGAGGCGCCCACGCCGTCGGCGCAGGTGAACAGACCCATGACGGTGGTCATGCGGTTGTAGACCTTGCCGTTCTCGGCACGGACCTTGTAGTCCTCGGGAACCCACTCCTCGTCCGGACCGGAGACCCAGATGCCGCAGCAGCCGGAGTGCGAACCGAGCAGGTAGGGCTCGGTGGGCATGATCTCGGAGCCGCGTTCCTCGGGGGCGCAGTTGGTGGCGGCCCAGAGGTTGGCCTGGCCGACGCACATGTCGAGGAAGTCTTCCCAGGCTTCGGACTCAAGGTGCTTCCAGAGGGGGTTCTTGAAGTCGTTGTTGATGGTGGCCAGCAGCGCGCCCTTGGTGTCCATGAAGATGGGGCCGCGGCCTTCACGCATCTCGCGGAGCATCATGTGGTTGCGCAGGCAGGTCGGAATGACGTGACCCTTGGCGTAACCGCGATCCTCGTAGGGCTTCAGCATGGCGCGGTTGGTGGCGCAGTAGTCCTCGCCCTTGTAGTTCGTGGCCTTGGCCTTGAACAGCAGGAACCAGGCGCCGACCGGGCCGTAACCGTCCTTGAAGCGGGCGGGCACGAAGCGGTTTTCCATCATGGTCATCTCGGCGCCGACCTGAGCGCACATGGTGTAGGTGGAACCAGCGTTCCACACCGGGTACCAGGCGCGACCCATGCCCTCACCGGTGGAACGGGGGCGGTACACGTTGACCGCGCCGCCGCAGGCCACGAGGCAGGAGTTGCAGGTGAACACGTAGACTTTGTTCTCACGGGTGGAGAAGCCCACGGCGCCGGCGATGCGGTTGGGGGTGTTGGCATCGAGAAGCAGCTTCACGATGAACACGCGCTCCAGGTAACGGCCTTCGCCCAGGGCGTTCTTCGCGGCCTCGGCCACGATGACCTTGTAGGACTCACCGTTGATCATCATCTGCCAACGGCCGGAACGCACGGGGGCGTCGCCCTTGCGCAGGGACAGACCGGCGGCCTTGGCGGCGGCGCCGTCGAGGTTGTGGCCGTCCTTCTTGATCCAGCAGGGAAGGCCCCACTCCTCGAACAGATGGACGGAGTCGTCCACGTGGCGGCCCAGGTCGAAGATCAGGTCTTCGCGGACCAGGCCCATGAGGTCGGTGCGGACCATGCGGACGTAGTCGTCGGCATCGTTCTCACCCAGGTAGGTGTTGATGGCGGACAGGCCCTGGGCCACGGCGCCGGAACGCTCGAGGGCGGCCTTGTCCAGCAGCATCACGGAGAGATCCTTGTACTTGGCGTCGACCCAGCGGCACACCTCGAAGGCGGCGCCGCAGCAGCCCATGCCGCCGCCGACCATGAGAATGTCGGCGTGCTGTTCGATGACCTGCGGTTCGGCCAACGGGACACCCTTGACGACGTCTTTAGCGGGAATCTGAGGCATAGCTACCTCCCTAGCAGCTCTAAAGTTCTCTTTTTCTCAAAGCCACTCTCAAACCAGGCGACGAGATCGTCGACTAGCCGTTGACAGGCTCGCAGA harbors:
- a CDS encoding CoB--CoM heterodisulfide reductase iron-sulfur subunit A family protein, with amino-acid sequence MANNSILVVGGGFAGITAALEAAEVGYEVFIVETNPYLGGRVAQLNQYFPKLCPPSCGLEIQFQRIKNNPLVHFYTMAEVVSVSGGPGAYDVKIKQRPRYVNERCTACGDCEKAARTTVDNEFEFGLCKRKAVFKTHSFAFPHRYVLDPKDIPADELSAIQAACPYEAIDLNDAEKTFDLNVGSIVYATGWKPYDLKNLDNLGSGKLKNVVSNMQLERLAAPNGPTSGKILRPSDGKAPKSIAFVQCAGSRDQNHLNYCSYICCMASLKHVSYIRKNYPDAKVVIYYIDLRTPGRYDKFKKRILEDDKLLLVKGKVAKIVEDKHKNPVVTVENAVTGIKSDETFDMVVLATGMQPTMSGQKQPFAGVDEDGFVLAAEDKGVVAAGCAKSPLDVMKSAQSGTGAALKAIQNVVGR
- the aprA gene encoding adenylyl-sulfate reductase subunit alpha encodes the protein MPQIPAKDVVKGVPLAEPQVIEQHADILMVGGGMGCCGAAFEVCRWVDAKYKDLSVMLLDKAALERSGAVAQGLSAINTYLGENDADDYVRMVRTDLMGLVREDLIFDLGRHVDDSVHLFEEWGLPCWIKKDGHNLDGAAAKAAGLSLRKGDAPVRSGRWQMMINGESYKVIVAEAAKNALGEGRYLERVFIVKLLLDANTPNRIAGAVGFSTRENKVYVFTCNSCLVACGGAVNVYRPRSTGEGMGRAWYPVWNAGSTYTMCAQVGAEMTMMENRFVPARFKDGYGPVGAWFLLFKAKATNYKGEDYCATNRAMLKPYEDRGYAKGHVIPTCLRNHMMLREMREGRGPIFMDTKGALLATINNDFKNPLWKHLESEAWEDFLDMCVGQANLWAATNCAPEERGSEIMPTEPYLLGSHSGCCGIWVSGPDEEWVPEDYKVRAENGKVYNRMTTVMGLFTCADGVGASGHKFSSGSHAEGRIAGKAMVRWAVDHKDFKPTLAVKAADLAKEIYQPWYTFEQFKKASTAPEINPNYITPKNFMMRLTKCTDEYGGGCSTLYMTSKALLNTGFWLMGMMEEDSKKLAARDLHELMRCWEQFHRLWTVRLHMQHIEFREESRYPGFYYRGDFMGLDDSKWKCFVNSKYDPAKKEIKIFKRAYWQIIPD